From Zhongshania aliphaticivorans, one genomic window encodes:
- a CDS encoding (2Fe-2S)-binding protein, producing MADLRFTLNGQQQTLSVDEGTPLLWVLRDHLAMTGTKFGCGMGLCGACTVHLDGSPIRSCSYPAEFINGREITTIEGLAAADDRLHPVQQAWLEMNVPQCGYCQSGQIMSAVALLANNNAPNDAEIDAAMSGNICRCGTYPRIRKAIHRASELAVQHYTPAETVKENV from the coding sequence ATGGCGGATTTAAGGTTTACTTTAAACGGTCAGCAGCAGACCTTAAGTGTTGATGAAGGTACGCCGCTGTTGTGGGTGTTGCGTGACCATCTGGCCATGACCGGCACCAAATTTGGTTGCGGTATGGGGCTGTGCGGCGCGTGTACCGTGCATTTGGATGGCAGCCCAATTCGGAGCTGCAGTTATCCGGCTGAATTTATCAATGGCCGTGAGATTACTACCATTGAAGGTCTTGCGGCGGCAGATGATCGTTTGCATCCGGTTCAGCAAGCATGGTTGGAAATGAATGTTCCCCAGTGCGGCTACTGCCAGTCGGGCCAAATCATGTCGGCCGTGGCTTTACTCGCTAATAACAATGCACCCAATGACGCTGAAATAGATGCCGCCATGTCGGGTAATATCTGCCGCTGTGGCACCTATCCGCGGATTCGCAAAGCGATCCACCGCGCGTCAGAACTCGCCGTACAGCACTATACCCCTGCTGAAACTGTTAAGGAGAACGTGTAA
- a CDS encoding outer membrane beta-barrel protein has product MKLLPAMTLATLVALPNFVLAEHDSGSPYRGGPSMYVFGGLSATEYDFEASDFRYSFGDGSLSDVQIDNETNGLRFGVGFGFSPELALEMGFVDLGKLTASGVSDGSQVLNNGYSAGRVDMDADVDGVFLGVKVHTPAHEPMGAYARFGVYAWEFAGTLEDTSRKGKFSVEGTDPYIGIGLRFAVARNADIQIGYDHYVLDDDESVNMSANTLSADFVLRF; this is encoded by the coding sequence ATGAAACTACTTCCTGCTATGACGCTTGCCACGCTTGTTGCACTTCCTAATTTTGTCCTTGCCGAGCATGACAGTGGCAGCCCTTATCGCGGTGGCCCGAGTATGTATGTGTTTGGCGGACTCAGTGCGACAGAGTACGATTTTGAAGCGTCGGATTTTCGGTACAGCTTTGGTGATGGCTCGCTGTCGGATGTGCAAATAGATAATGAAACGAATGGTCTTCGATTTGGTGTGGGTTTTGGTTTTAGCCCTGAGCTGGCGCTAGAAATGGGTTTTGTTGACCTAGGTAAGTTAACCGCCAGCGGTGTTTCTGATGGTTCGCAAGTTTTGAATAATGGCTATAGTGCTGGGCGGGTGGATATGGACGCCGATGTTGATGGCGTGTTTTTAGGGGTAAAAGTGCATACCCCGGCTCACGAGCCAATGGGGGCGTATGCTCGGTTTGGGGTTTATGCTTGGGAGTTTGCGGGTACCTTAGAGGACACTAGTCGCAAGGGTAAATTCTCGGTAGAGGGTACAGACCCCTATATTGGTATTGGGCTGCGCTTTGCGGTAGCTCGTAACGCTGATATCCAAATAGGTTACGATCATTATGTGCTGGACGATGACGAGTCGGTGAATATGTCGGCCAATACTTTGTCTGCGGATTTTGTCTTACGTTTTTAA
- a CDS encoding HIT family protein — protein MQQGLFGDESVAQNCIFCKIIAGKAPAHILYRDEQVLSFLDISPVSAGHTLIIPLKHHDNLFTLSGEEMTAVALHAKRLAPIIKRVSKAEGLAIHQLNGRAAGQTVFHYHMHLIPSHHGGPKLIHGRRPAAPSALAEIAADIRQALTKG, from the coding sequence ATGCAGCAAGGCTTATTCGGCGATGAGTCAGTAGCGCAAAATTGTATTTTTTGTAAAATCATTGCGGGTAAAGCGCCAGCGCATATTCTTTATCGCGACGAGCAAGTATTGAGTTTTTTAGATATTTCGCCGGTCAGTGCTGGCCATACTCTTATTATTCCCCTTAAGCACCATGACAATCTCTTCACCTTAAGCGGTGAAGAGATGACCGCTGTTGCACTCCACGCAAAGCGACTTGCGCCGATTATTAAGCGTGTTAGTAAGGCCGAAGGATTGGCGATTCATCAGCTTAATGGGCGTGCGGCGGGGCAAACCGTCTTTCATTACCATATGCATCTTATTCCTAGTCACCACGGCGGCCCAAAGCTCATTCATGGTCGTCGACCTGCGGCGCCAAGCGCGCTAGCTGAAATTGCCGCAGACATTCGTCAGGCCTTGACTAAAGGCTGA
- a CDS encoding MBL fold metallo-hydrolase, translated as MSSDSKTGISYPFADVPEKGQWLEVAKGVYWLQMLLPMALDHINLYVLEDDAGWWIIDTGINLGDTRERWELLLAGPMAGKPVVGVICTHMHPDHIGQAGWLCEHLRVPLYMSFREYYAARTFTSIGGGSLSWTTEEYYRRAGVERDYLQQMATRFKGFGSVVEPLPTAYRCLAEGQVLNVGGRAWRVMTGAGHSPEHVSLYCAEDKLMLSGDQIIPRITSNVSVMPLEPEANPLAEWFDALRRFRADLDPDTLVMPAHNAPFYGVHARLDYLIAHHEGHLEAIEKACIEPKKAIELFSIMFAREVAMDQLSLALGEAIAHLHYLCAEGRMQRELDDEGVYRFRSVDPQSSPYRGVYEPDTGPMEV; from the coding sequence ATGAGTAGTGATTCGAAAACGGGAATTTCTTACCCTTTTGCCGATGTGCCAGAAAAAGGCCAGTGGCTGGAAGTCGCCAAAGGTGTTTACTGGCTGCAAATGTTGCTGCCGATGGCGCTGGATCACATTAACCTCTATGTGCTCGAGGATGACGCCGGTTGGTGGATAATAGATACCGGCATAAACCTTGGTGACACTCGCGAGCGCTGGGAGCTGCTACTCGCCGGACCAATGGCGGGTAAGCCCGTGGTCGGTGTTATTTGTACTCATATGCACCCCGATCATATTGGTCAAGCGGGTTGGCTGTGTGAACATTTGCGCGTGCCCTTATATATGAGCTTTCGCGAGTATTATGCTGCGCGCACGTTTACGAGTATTGGCGGTGGCAGCTTAAGCTGGACTACTGAAGAGTATTACCGCCGCGCGGGAGTCGAGCGGGACTACTTACAGCAAATGGCCACCCGTTTTAAGGGGTTTGGCTCCGTTGTTGAACCCCTGCCAACGGCGTATCGGTGTTTGGCCGAAGGCCAGGTATTGAATGTTGGTGGTCGCGCCTGGCGGGTCATGACGGGAGCGGGGCACTCACCAGAGCATGTGTCGCTCTATTGTGCTGAAGATAAACTGATGTTGTCGGGAGATCAGATTATTCCCCGCATTACCTCAAATGTTAGCGTCATGCCCTTGGAGCCCGAAGCAAACCCATTGGCAGAATGGTTCGATGCGCTGCGGCGATTTCGCGCCGATCTCGACCCCGACACCTTAGTGATGCCTGCGCATAATGCGCCGTTTTACGGGGTTCACGCGCGTCTGGATTATTTGATTGCCCATCACGAAGGGCATTTGGAGGCTATTGAAAAAGCCTGCATTGAACCCAAAAAAGCGATCGAACTGTTCAGTATTATGTTCGCGCGGGAAGTGGCAATGGACCAGCTTAGCCTGGCGCTAGGCGAAGCGATTGCCCACCTTCATTACTTGTGTGCAGAGGGGCGCATGCAGCGTGAGCTCGACGACGAGGGCGTTTATCGCTTTCGCAGTGTCGACCCCCAAAGCTCCCCTTATCGCGGGGTGTATGAACCCGATACTGGGCCAATGGAGGTTTAG
- a CDS encoding fatty acyl-CoA reductase: MDTASSNVSQTLQLLKGKHVLITGTTGFVGKVMLEKIMRTVPGIGGVYLVIRGNKKHANAGSRFANEIATSSVFEHLKLNSASYFNDFCDNRIHCISGEISEPQFGLPRSEFRALAGKIDAIVNCAASVNFREELDRALAINTHSLRNIVELSDIAGNIPVIQVSTCYVNGFNKGPIHETVVKPTRGELTQHKSGYFEVCSLIEELESKIADVHSKYQGKELKSQLIELGIREANALGWNDTYTFTKWLGEQILLKSLRGYSLTLLRPSIVESTLNEPAPGWIEGVKVADAILLAYAKEKVSFFPGKRSGVIDVIPADLVANSILLSLAEQFKTPGNHHVYQCCSGGANPLTLGTFIDHLMAEAKENHGAYDKLFARRPRKPFIAVNKRLFNAITLCMSFVLLIASQTLGKLGWKRSLKARRNLDAAISLSTIFSFYTEPEYTFHNDKLINLAKRMGPADQALFPVDARAINWEHYLRKVHMAGLNCYALKGKSQTATNRKIVATSQKQAA, from the coding sequence ATGGATACCGCCAGCAGTAACGTCTCCCAGACTTTGCAACTCCTCAAAGGAAAGCACGTCTTAATTACCGGCACCACCGGCTTTGTCGGCAAGGTCATGTTGGAAAAAATTATGCGTACCGTTCCCGGTATCGGCGGTGTTTACTTAGTTATTCGCGGCAATAAAAAGCACGCCAATGCGGGTAGCCGCTTTGCCAATGAAATAGCCACATCGTCGGTCTTTGAGCATTTAAAACTCAACTCTGCCAGCTACTTTAACGACTTCTGCGACAATCGTATTCACTGCATAAGCGGTGAAATTAGCGAACCCCAATTTGGCCTGCCACGCAGCGAGTTCCGCGCACTTGCCGGTAAAATCGACGCGATAGTGAACTGCGCTGCCAGTGTCAATTTTCGTGAAGAGCTCGACCGCGCCCTCGCGATCAACACTCACAGCTTGCGCAATATTGTCGAGTTGTCAGATATCGCAGGCAATATTCCTGTTATACAAGTCTCAACCTGCTACGTTAACGGCTTCAACAAAGGCCCTATTCATGAAACCGTGGTCAAGCCAACACGCGGTGAACTCACTCAGCACAAAAGTGGCTACTTCGAGGTGTGCAGTTTAATCGAAGAACTAGAATCAAAAATTGCTGATGTACACAGCAAATACCAGGGCAAAGAACTTAAAAGCCAACTGATTGAGCTCGGTATTCGTGAAGCCAATGCCCTAGGTTGGAATGATACTTACACATTTACTAAATGGCTGGGGGAGCAAATTCTTTTAAAATCGCTAAGGGGTTACTCACTCACCCTTTTAAGACCGTCAATAGTTGAAAGCACGCTAAACGAACCGGCACCGGGTTGGATCGAAGGCGTGAAGGTTGCCGACGCGATTTTGCTCGCCTACGCCAAAGAAAAAGTAAGCTTTTTCCCCGGCAAACGCAGTGGCGTTATCGACGTTATTCCCGCCGACTTAGTGGCTAACAGCATTCTACTTTCACTCGCAGAGCAGTTTAAAACCCCGGGCAACCACCACGTTTATCAGTGCTGCAGCGGCGGAGCAAACCCACTCACCCTAGGCACGTTTATCGACCATTTGATGGCTGAGGCCAAAGAAAACCACGGGGCTTACGACAAACTGTTTGCACGGCGCCCTCGCAAACCTTTTATTGCAGTGAATAAACGCCTGTTTAATGCCATTACCTTGTGCATGAGTTTTGTACTGCTTATTGCCAGTCAAACCCTTGGCAAGCTAGGCTGGAAGCGGAGTCTTAAAGCCCGCCGCAACCTTGATGCGGCCATAAGTTTATCGACCATATTCTCGTTTTATACCGAACCAGAATATACCTTCCACAACGACAAGCTCATTAATTTAGCCAAGCGCATGGGGCCCGCAGACCAAGCGCTGTTTCCGGTAGATGCCCGCGCAATAAACTGGGAACACTACTTGCGTAAAGTTCACATGGCGGGCCTCAACTGCTACGCCTTAAAAGGCAAAAGCCAAACCGCGACAAACAGAAAAATTGTGGCTACAAGCCAAAAGCAAGCAGCTTAA
- a CDS encoding SRPBCC domain-containing protein → MSQPPFELSVSRFIDAPPDTVWQVMIERLPEWWCPKPWRTEVIDLDWRAGGRAALAMCGPDGERELTEGVVLEFTPGVRFVFTDALTVDWQPRDAFMIGFLEISAQGQGTRYTASARHWNEAAMKRHEEMGFVEGWTVVAEQLAALAEAWARD, encoded by the coding sequence ATGAGTCAGCCACCGTTTGAACTGAGTGTTAGTCGTTTTATTGATGCCCCGCCAGACACGGTGTGGCAGGTGATGATTGAGCGTCTGCCAGAGTGGTGGTGCCCTAAACCGTGGCGTACAGAGGTGATCGACTTAGATTGGCGCGCCGGTGGCCGCGCTGCGCTGGCAATGTGCGGCCCCGATGGCGAGCGGGAGCTTACTGAGGGCGTCGTACTTGAGTTCACACCGGGTGTGCGCTTTGTGTTTACGGACGCGCTTACCGTCGATTGGCAGCCACGTGATGCCTTTATGATTGGTTTTTTAGAAATTAGTGCGCAAGGGCAGGGTACGCGCTATACCGCCAGTGCGCGACATTGGAACGAGGCCGCGATGAAGCGGCATGAGGAAATGGGGTTTGTTGAGGGCTGGACGGTGGTGGCCGAGCAGTTGGCCGCTTTGGCGGAGGCCTGGGCTCGAGATTAA
- a CDS encoding haloalkane dehalogenase, whose product MKSLRTPDNCFSHLADYDFTPNYIHVDDTEGGSLRLHYVDEGPKDAPPILLMHGEPTWSYLYRKMIPGLAAAGFRVIAPDLIGFGRSDKPSERSDYTYQRHVDWLRALLDELDLQDITLFCQDWGGLIGLRLLAEENNRFSRCVAANTMLPTGDHHPGDAFVQWQQLSQNIPIFATGKIIAGACVKPVTADTIAAYDAPFPDESYKAGARQFPMLVPISADDPAAIPNRRAWEILSKMQKPFLTAFSDKDPITKGGDAIFQKRIPGCRGQAHTTITDGGHFLQEDQSERLVQVILEFITATPQN is encoded by the coding sequence ATGAAATCACTTCGCACCCCCGACAATTGCTTTAGCCATTTGGCCGACTACGACTTTACGCCAAACTATATCCATGTTGACGACACCGAGGGCGGCAGTTTGCGCCTGCACTATGTTGATGAAGGCCCAAAAGATGCACCGCCGATTTTGCTGATGCACGGTGAGCCAACGTGGAGTTACCTATACCGCAAGATGATTCCAGGCTTGGCTGCAGCAGGGTTCCGAGTTATCGCCCCAGACTTAATTGGCTTTGGCCGTTCAGACAAACCAAGCGAGCGCAGTGATTACACCTACCAGCGTCACGTAGATTGGCTCCGTGCACTGTTAGATGAACTCGACTTACAAGACATCACCCTGTTCTGCCAAGATTGGGGCGGACTGATTGGACTGCGCTTACTGGCCGAAGAAAATAACCGTTTTAGCCGCTGCGTCGCCGCAAATACCATGCTGCCCACAGGCGACCACCACCCTGGCGATGCCTTTGTGCAGTGGCAGCAGTTGTCTCAGAACATTCCTATTTTCGCTACAGGTAAGATCATTGCTGGCGCCTGTGTTAAGCCCGTAACGGCCGATACGATTGCCGCCTACGATGCGCCCTTCCCTGACGAAAGCTACAAAGCGGGCGCTCGGCAATTTCCCATGTTAGTACCGATTTCCGCAGATGACCCAGCCGCGATTCCCAACCGGCGCGCATGGGAAATTTTAAGCAAAATGCAAAAGCCGTTTTTAACCGCATTCAGTGATAAAGACCCAATTACAAAAGGCGGTGACGCAATTTTCCAGAAAAGGATTCCCGGCTGTAGGGGCCAAGCCCACACAACGATTACAGATGGCGGGCATTTTTTACAAGAAGACCAAAGCGAACGCTTGGTTCAGGTAATTTTGGAATTTATTACGGCGACACCCCAAAACTAA
- a CDS encoding nuclear transport factor 2 family protein, with protein sequence MALSLQEMSDRFEIQDMLYHYADIIDRKAALELTDIFTPDAHIDYSAFGGTVGDLSSTIDFLKEALPAFSATQHLNANIQITVTGDTASGRVMCFNPMEMPLGEETQVFMLGLWYVDRYRRTDAGWRISERKEEKSWVFNVPDFMAL encoded by the coding sequence ATGGCCCTATCTTTACAGGAAATGTCAGATCGATTTGAGATCCAAGACATGCTGTATCACTACGCCGATATTATTGATCGTAAAGCGGCACTGGAATTAACGGACATTTTTACCCCTGACGCCCATATCGATTACAGCGCGTTTGGTGGCACGGTTGGTGATTTATCAAGTACCATCGACTTTCTGAAAGAGGCGCTGCCCGCCTTTAGTGCCACCCAGCACCTGAACGCCAATATTCAAATCACGGTAACTGGCGATACCGCCAGTGGCCGTGTGATGTGCTTTAACCCGATGGAAATGCCACTTGGTGAAGAGACTCAGGTATTTATGCTTGGGCTTTGGTATGTTGATCGCTATCGCCGCACCGATGCAGGTTGGCGTATTAGCGAGCGTAAAGAAGAGAAGAGTTGGGTGTTTAATGTGCCCGATTTTATGGCGCTTTAA
- a CDS encoding amidohydrolase family protein: MAMPNDIKVIDLMLSVPGEDNSQWYEFMKPLLMDEESRTMFKMPAQYMFKDIPESGKKEDYIAYTIEQMDKHNIERAMLGIDDHNEIAKEALRRHPDRFFCSLEVNPNNGMDEVRKIVRLHKEFGVKAITGFASGLCPQVPYDDKKWYPIYAKCVELDIPFCPCVGVPGPRLPMAPQKVELLDEVCWFFPELKVVMRHGAEPWEKLAWKLMLKYPNLYYMTSAFAPKHYPEEIVKFANSRGSDKVMYAGYFPMGLSLDRIFKDMPNVPFKDEVWPKFLRENARRVFKLD; encoded by the coding sequence ATGGCAATGCCCAACGACATTAAAGTAATAGACCTAATGCTCAGCGTACCGGGCGAGGACAATAGCCAGTGGTATGAGTTTATGAAGCCGCTGCTGATGGATGAAGAAAGCCGCACCATGTTTAAAATGCCCGCTCAGTATATGTTTAAGGACATTCCTGAGAGCGGCAAAAAAGAAGATTATATTGCTTACACCATTGAACAAATGGACAAGCATAATATTGAACGCGCCATGCTCGGCATTGACGATCACAACGAGATTGCCAAGGAAGCGCTGCGCCGCCATCCAGATCGCTTTTTTTGCTCGCTGGAAGTTAATCCCAATAACGGCATGGACGAAGTCAGAAAAATCGTGCGCCTGCACAAAGAATTTGGTGTTAAAGCAATAACCGGCTTTGCCTCAGGTCTGTGCCCACAAGTGCCCTATGACGATAAAAAATGGTATCCGATTTACGCCAAATGCGTTGAACTCGATATTCCATTTTGCCCTTGCGTCGGTGTTCCCGGCCCACGTCTGCCAATGGCGCCGCAGAAAGTGGAACTGCTTGATGAGGTATGTTGGTTTTTCCCTGAATTGAAAGTAGTGATGCGCCACGGTGCCGAACCATGGGAAAAATTAGCGTGGAAGCTCATGCTGAAATACCCCAATTTGTATTACATGACCAGCGCTTTTGCGCCAAAGCATTACCCAGAAGAAATTGTTAAATTTGCGAATAGCCGCGGCTCAGATAAAGTCATGTATGCGGGCTATTTCCCCATGGGCTTGTCGCTGGATCGCATTTTTAAAGATATGCCGAATGTGCCGTTTAAAGACGAAGTATGGCCGAAGTTCTTACGCGAAAATGCTCGTCGGGTGTTTAAACTCGATTAA
- a CDS encoding xanthine dehydrogenase family protein molybdopterin-binding subunit — MTLSRRSFIKSGAVLGGGLAIGFNLSGCAKPEYPHFSATDLQPNAFLQISPNGDVILQLHKSEMGQGVYTGMATMAAEELNMEPSLITVQQAEFYPDFRDPEFYVMITGGSSSIKLSYSIVREAAATIAAMLKTAAAQHLSLPESALTLKNGSVVYAGGEVTFATLLPIARGLPTPTEVKLKSPQDFQYIGRHNQRLDALAKVTGKSDFGIDVQYPDALTAVLLRCPQFGGKVKRFDASEALTKSGVTSVFEVDGAVAVLANSYWQARQAANVVDVVWDKGPLAGVSSKALRDERHRLLGSEEGKNVEEKGEASAATGELFEAVYDVPYLAHATMEPMNALAVVTKTGVEIWTGNQSPDIAMSEIADATGFKREQVRIHNQMLGGGFGRRIMPDYLVEAARVAQLSGKPVRVVWSREDDMRGDFYRPNSTVAMSAMIDNATVTSLQAKIVAPSIIGSFVQYVTNTLLPQWLPNGLHKKIGGLASDTDPAASEGLAHSDYEFPYMRTDYVEQKTTVPLGYWRSVGHSQNAFFMESFIDELAHRTAQDPVAFRLAHLAKDSRRRKVLELAASKANWGNPPAGQFQGVAVHESFSTVTAQVVNVSIVDGKIKVHKVVCAVECGMAINPDIVTMQMESGIVFGLTAALKGEITVEDGAVQQSNFHDYEMLRMNESPDIEVYRVDSANAPTGVGEPGVPPLAPALANAVFAASGQRLRQLPLRLG; from the coding sequence ATGACTCTCTCTAGACGCAGTTTTATTAAAAGCGGCGCGGTGTTGGGCGGCGGCTTGGCCATTGGTTTTAACCTTAGTGGCTGTGCGAAACCAGAATACCCGCATTTTTCGGCAACAGATTTGCAGCCCAATGCCTTTTTGCAAATTAGCCCCAATGGCGACGTGATTTTGCAATTGCATAAATCTGAGATGGGCCAGGGCGTGTACACCGGCATGGCAACCATGGCCGCCGAAGAGCTGAATATGGAGCCGAGTCTGATTACAGTGCAGCAGGCGGAGTTTTACCCGGATTTTCGCGACCCTGAATTTTACGTCATGATTACTGGCGGCAGCTCCTCGATAAAATTGAGCTACAGCATAGTGCGCGAGGCGGCAGCCACCATCGCGGCGATGTTAAAAACCGCGGCCGCCCAGCATTTATCACTGCCGGAATCGGCGCTCACCCTTAAAAATGGCAGCGTCGTTTACGCTGGGGGCGAGGTGACATTTGCTACCTTGCTGCCGATTGCCCGAGGCCTCCCGACCCCAACCGAGGTGAAGCTCAAGTCGCCACAGGATTTTCAGTATATTGGCCGCCATAATCAGCGCTTAGATGCCTTGGCTAAAGTGACCGGTAAGTCTGACTTCGGAATAGATGTTCAATACCCAGATGCGTTAACGGCAGTATTACTGCGCTGCCCGCAATTTGGTGGCAAGGTGAAGCGTTTTGATGCAAGCGAGGCGTTGACGAAATCGGGGGTGACGTCGGTTTTTGAGGTAGACGGTGCAGTTGCTGTGCTGGCGAATAGCTACTGGCAGGCGCGCCAAGCGGCCAACGTCGTTGATGTGGTTTGGGATAAAGGCCCTCTCGCCGGGGTCAGCAGCAAAGCCTTACGTGACGAGCGACATCGTTTGCTCGGCAGTGAAGAAGGCAAAAATGTTGAAGAAAAAGGCGAAGCAAGTGCCGCGACGGGCGAGTTGTTTGAAGCCGTTTACGATGTGCCTTATCTTGCCCACGCGACAATGGAGCCAATGAATGCCTTGGCCGTGGTCACTAAGACGGGTGTTGAAATTTGGACGGGTAATCAATCGCCCGATATCGCCATGTCAGAAATCGCCGATGCTACGGGCTTTAAACGCGAGCAGGTTCGTATTCACAATCAAATGCTCGGCGGCGGTTTTGGTCGTCGTATTATGCCCGACTATTTGGTGGAGGCGGCGCGAGTTGCCCAGCTAAGTGGCAAACCAGTGCGGGTAGTGTGGAGTCGCGAGGACGATATGCGGGGCGATTTTTATCGTCCGAACTCCACCGTTGCCATGAGCGCAATGATTGATAACGCGACCGTCACCAGCTTGCAGGCCAAGATTGTTGCGCCGAGTATTATTGGCAGCTTTGTGCAGTACGTTACCAATACCTTGTTGCCACAATGGCTTCCTAACGGGCTCCACAAAAAAATCGGGGGTCTTGCTAGCGATACCGACCCGGCTGCCTCAGAGGGCTTGGCACATTCTGATTATGAGTTCCCCTATATGCGCACCGATTATGTGGAGCAAAAAACCACTGTTCCGCTCGGCTATTGGCGTTCGGTGGGGCATTCCCAAAATGCCTTCTTTATGGAGAGCTTTATTGACGAGCTGGCTCATCGCACAGCGCAAGACCCGGTGGCTTTCCGCCTGGCACATTTAGCCAAAGACTCGCGGCGTCGCAAGGTGCTGGAGTTGGCCGCGTCTAAAGCCAATTGGGGGAACCCACCTGCTGGCCAGTTTCAAGGCGTAGCAGTGCATGAGTCGTTTTCGACGGTTACTGCGCAAGTGGTGAATGTGTCGATAGTGGACGGCAAGATTAAAGTCCATAAAGTGGTGTGCGCGGTAGAGTGCGGCATGGCGATTAACCCTGACATTGTCACTATGCAGATGGAAAGTGGTATTGTGTTTGGCTTGACTGCGGCCCTCAAAGGCGAGATTACGGTAGAAGATGGTGCTGTTCAGCAGAGTAATTTCCATGATTACGAAATGCTAAGAATGAATGAGTCGCCTGATATTGAAGTTTATCGCGTCGACAGCGCCAACGCGCCGACCGGTGTGGGCGAGCCCGGTGTGCCGCCCTTGGCACCGGCTTTAGCCAATGCGGTGTTCGCCGCCTCTGGTCAGCGTTTGCGGCAATTACCCCTGCGCTTAGGGTGA
- a CDS encoding asparaginase, which yields MNSKIVVITTGGTIGSILQSGAVSVDLSANKIAKEIELAKQTLGYDIEVISPINKNSEALAPSDWLDILLSIQTACETDASGIVVTHGTDTLAYTVSAAVALGHLWNKKICFTGAFYSPDNPSSDTSLSLLAALEFAASSHPASGVFVAFRSNENNSEARILNGFDVKPMSFDDSYFGALYNNVLASYSLKYGLSDPIPSKNITHPKIETTSLPDKKAIEAAQAKICCITLYPGIDKSVLQAVTMGRDIVIIELYHSGTGPYGADYNDLIEHLREHADKTLFLLASFPSEYIQTPYDSSRALIDAGGCIYKDVQSHFLYVFSLLSLALGNTNEQIKRQLADWQMG from the coding sequence ATGAATAGCAAGATTGTTGTTATAACCACCGGAGGGACGATAGGCTCCATCCTGCAATCTGGCGCCGTCTCGGTAGATTTATCTGCAAACAAAATTGCCAAAGAAATAGAACTAGCAAAGCAAACACTGGGCTATGACATTGAAGTCATATCGCCAATAAATAAAAACTCCGAAGCATTGGCACCCAGTGATTGGCTAGATATCTTATTGAGCATCCAAACAGCCTGCGAAACCGATGCAAGTGGTATCGTTGTAACTCACGGTACCGACACCCTTGCTTATACAGTATCAGCAGCGGTGGCCTTAGGGCATTTATGGAATAAGAAAATTTGCTTTACCGGCGCATTTTACTCACCCGACAACCCGTCTTCAGACACCTCTTTGAGCCTTTTAGCTGCGTTAGAATTTGCCGCGTCAAGCCATCCGGCAAGTGGCGTTTTTGTCGCGTTCAGATCAAACGAAAACAATAGTGAGGCCAGAATCCTCAATGGCTTCGACGTTAAGCCCATGAGCTTTGACGACTCTTACTTTGGCGCCTTATATAATAATGTGCTTGCAAGCTACTCCCTAAAATATGGCTTATCCGACCCCATACCCAGCAAGAACATAACACACCCCAAAATTGAAACTACCAGCCTGCCTGACAAAAAAGCCATTGAAGCAGCCCAAGCCAAAATATGCTGCATAACACTCTACCCCGGCATAGATAAAAGCGTCCTCCAAGCCGTCACAATGGGCCGAGACATCGTCATTATCGAGCTATACCACAGCGGGACAGGGCCCTATGGCGCGGACTACAACGACCTTATTGAACACCTGCGCGAACACGCAGATAAAACACTCTTTCTATTGGCGTCTTTCCCGAGCGAATATATACAAACCCCCTACGATAGTAGCCGAGCCCTTATCGACGCCGGGGGCTGCATTTACAAAGATGTGCAATCGCACTTCTTATACGTTTTCTCACTGCTATCGCTTGCCCTCGGAAATACCAATGAGCAGATCAAACGCCAGCTCGCGGATTGGCAAATGGGTTAG